A genomic segment from candidate division WOR-3 bacterium encodes:
- a CDS encoding peptidyl-prolyl cis-trans isomerase — MDRNPIRTMVWLVLGLILVLAAGCPSRPKGKVLARVNNDYMTKEEFELMVPEGFSVDQQNLPLILDKWVSNTLMYQEAVRRGLDKKPEVRQALKRLERDYLVNQLLEELTGAVSVSQAEMMQYFNAHRDEFCYEVKIMRIVLPDSLEAEKTLAEIRAGADFKKLAKERSQDILLEGGQESRYFARGVGDPRMGGDPEIEETIFSLAPGEVSDVLSSQEGYQIIKLVDKKKVKAEVTLAEVKDYIEAVLSYRKNQDVVDRMLSALREKAKVELRPDAYFEN; from the coding sequence ATGGACCGGAATCCGATACGGACGATGGTATGGCTTGTGCTTGGCTTGATACTGGTGCTGGCTGCCGGGTGCCCGTCCCGGCCCAAGGGCAAGGTACTGGCCCGGGTGAACAACGACTATATGACCAAGGAAGAGTTCGAGCTGATGGTTCCCGAAGGTTTCTCGGTTGACCAGCAGAACCTGCCGCTGATTCTTGACAAGTGGGTATCAAACACGCTGATGTATCAGGAAGCAGTGCGGCGCGGTCTGGACAAGAAGCCTGAGGTAAGACAGGCGTTGAAGCGGCTGGAGCGGGACTACCTCGTGAATCAGCTTCTTGAGGAGCTGACCGGGGCAGTGTCGGTTAGCCAGGCGGAAATGATGCAGTACTTCAATGCTCACCGGGATGAGTTCTGCTATGAAGTAAAGATAATGCGCATCGTGCTGCCGGACAGTTTGGAGGCCGAGAAGACCTTGGCTGAAATCCGAGCCGGTGCCGATTTCAAGAAGCTCGCCAAGGAACGCTCCCAGGACATTCTACTCGAGGGCGGGCAGGAGTCGCGATACTTCGCCCGGGGCGTCGGTGACCCCAGGATGGGCGGCGACCCGGAAATCGAGGAGACGATATTCTCGCTCGCGCCAGGGGAAGTGTCGGACGTGCTGTCCAGCCAGGAAGGTTACCAGATTATCAAGCTTGTGGACAAGAAGAAGGTCAAGGCCGAGGTTACGCTAGCCGAGGTGAAGGATTACATCGAGGCGGTGCTCTCATACCGCAAGAACCAGGATGTGGTTGACCGGATGCTTTCGGCGCTGCGGGAGAAGGCGAAGGTAGAGCTCCGGCCAGATGCCTACTTTGAGAACTAG
- a CDS encoding DOMON domain-containing protein, whose product MSVTRLLTVTFLLFGYGLAQEMPVVPYDSLMEDRVSIDGYVDREDNEYPGYLKSPSTGLTVSWGFDDSLIYLALETRGRGWFGIGFGAPGMDGSNMLVGFYTDDSAEVYNLVGKAHGHPERVSVDSLDLDWEVDFDDETGVMTLEVAYPLTWRGEGAPAAFSENRMFAGTAIPGLVPGDTFDLILAQNTKSVSLGAKHSHRTTLKARLAERPKPSAQSKGEE is encoded by the coding sequence GTGAGCGTAACTAGACTACTTACAGTCACTTTTCTGCTTTTCGGGTATGGCCTGGCGCAAGAAATGCCAGTTGTGCCGTACGACTCGCTGATGGAGGATCGGGTTTCGATTGACGGGTACGTTGACCGCGAGGACAATGAATATCCCGGTTATCTCAAGAGTCCGAGCACCGGCCTGACAGTCTCTTGGGGATTCGACGACAGTCTGATATACCTTGCACTTGAGACCAGAGGGCGGGGCTGGTTTGGCATCGGCTTCGGCGCGCCGGGGATGGACGGTTCAAATATGCTTGTCGGCTTCTACACCGACGACTCGGCCGAGGTGTATAATCTTGTCGGCAAGGCGCACGGTCACCCAGAACGGGTCAGTGTAGACTCTCTGGACCTTGACTGGGAAGTTGATTTTGACGATGAGACTGGCGTCATGACACTTGAGGTGGCGTACCCATTGACCTGGCGCGGCGAAGGAGCGCCGGCGGCATTCAGCGAGAACCGGATGTTTGCTGGAACAGCAATTCCCGGACTGGTACCAGGCGACACCTTCGACCTTATTCTTGCGCAGAACACGAAGTCAGTCTCACTTGGCGCGAAGCATTCTCACCGCACAACATTGAAGGCGAGGCTTGCAGAGAGACCCAAGCCCAGCGCTCAGTCCAAGGGCGAGGAGTAA
- a CDS encoding peptidylprolyl isomerase produces the protein MPTLRTRTRSEVKINRTRVRIQTALLAGFLILCGLSFAAPADSVVAVVGATPILESDVEQAMDFVRIAMGDTITPDSTLRRQVLKQLIDTELLQEQARRDTIDVSRDEVTSEVESSIRSLKQRFAGEEEFQAALVAEGVNERTLRRRYEEDIRRKLLARKLLEKEGLTKSYISPAEAELFYNTHKDSIARVPGRVELAHILVAIGPSPQAESAAGRRAAEVLDVLARGGDFAVVASSFSEDRKTAGAGGYWGWRQLAELPAELVMVLEQLKPGQISPPFVTREGYVIVKLEARSGKRVSFRSILIRVPITRADTTRALARARAAYEKASSGLPFDSLARALSDDPMTRDSGGYLGEFLLAGLTPPFDSVVARLDSGGVSEPVLSEHGYHLVKVLAKQPERMMTYLEMQDMIRNYLEQQHLAERLEQYLARVAQKTYVRQFN, from the coding sequence ATGCCTACTTTGAGAACTAGGACGAGGTCTGAGGTCAAAATCAATAGGACGCGCGTAAGAATCCAGACTGCTCTCCTTGCAGGATTCCTGATTCTTTGCGGTCTGTCGTTTGCCGCGCCGGCAGACTCCGTTGTGGCGGTTGTCGGCGCGACCCCAATCTTAGAAAGCGATGTTGAACAGGCGATGGACTTCGTGCGGATTGCAATGGGTGACACAATCACTCCGGATTCAACCTTGCGCCGGCAGGTGCTGAAGCAACTGATTGACACCGAACTCCTTCAGGAACAGGCCCGGCGGGACACAATTGACGTCAGCCGCGATGAGGTGACAAGCGAGGTAGAGTCGAGCATCCGATCGCTCAAACAGCGTTTTGCCGGAGAGGAGGAGTTTCAGGCCGCACTTGTGGCTGAGGGCGTGAACGAACGTACGCTGCGTCGGCGCTACGAAGAGGATATCCGGCGCAAACTTCTGGCCCGCAAACTCCTTGAGAAGGAAGGTCTGACTAAGTCCTACATTTCGCCGGCCGAGGCCGAGCTGTTCTATAACACCCACAAGGACTCGATTGCGCGAGTACCTGGCCGGGTCGAGCTCGCACACATTCTTGTTGCAATTGGGCCGAGCCCACAGGCCGAGAGTGCGGCCGGACGCCGGGCGGCCGAGGTATTGGATGTTCTTGCCCGGGGTGGCGACTTTGCGGTCGTGGCCAGCTCGTTCTCGGAAGACCGTAAGACCGCGGGCGCGGGCGGTTACTGGGGCTGGCGTCAGCTTGCCGAACTCCCGGCCGAGCTGGTAATGGTACTGGAGCAGCTCAAGCCGGGGCAAATTTCGCCGCCGTTTGTGACTCGTGAAGGATACGTCATAGTAAAGCTCGAGGCGCGTTCGGGCAAGCGGGTATCATTTCGCTCGATCCTCATCCGGGTGCCGATAACACGGGCCGATACCACGCGGGCGCTGGCTCGGGCAAGAGCGGCATATGAGAAGGCCAGTTCCGGTCTGCCTTTTGACTCTTTGGCAAGGGCACTGAGCGATGACCCGATGACACGTGATTCCGGCGGCTATCTTGGCGAGTTCCTACTTGCCGGCCTGACGCCGCCGTTTGATTCGGTCGTGGCAAGGCTCGACTCCGGCGGCGTGTCCGAGCCGGTGCTGTCCGAGCACGGCTATCATCTGGTCAAAGTACTTGCCAAGCAGCCGGAGCGAATGATGACTTACCTGGAGATGCAGGACATGATTAGGAACTACCTTGAGCAGCAGCACCTGGCAGAACGGCTGGAGCAGTACCTGGCACGGGTCGCTCAGAAAACCTACGTGCGACAGTTCAATTGA
- a CDS encoding FG-GAP-like repeat-containing protein yields the protein MDWNSDGEWDIISGDREGYLNVFIRHDTALTGYKQYRLIDGTVLDVGYNSEPNVFDWNADGRKDLIIGTQDYYVRLYLNQGADTWPMFQDYSIVQAGGSAIYLYRVNPYVFDLDGDGRQDIICGENNGYVHFFRNLGPDSAPVFARGETLKLEDGTPVRWMRTAYYYGSRCGFGDWNNDGTPDLLLSTYEGQIEFYRGVPMTGLEEGRSVPHGALVVSPVPGKPPVTITACGPVEITDRTGRVVCSLPSPGAKSNVLWSGTDDSGQRLPAGVYLCRDQSSGATGRIVLLQ from the coding sequence GTGGACTGGAACTCCGACGGCGAGTGGGACATCATTTCAGGGGACCGCGAAGGCTATCTGAACGTTTTTATCCGGCACGACACCGCGCTCACCGGGTACAAACAGTACCGACTGATTGACGGTACCGTTCTCGATGTTGGCTACAACTCCGAGCCAAACGTGTTCGACTGGAACGCCGACGGCCGAAAGGACCTTATCATCGGGACCCAGGACTACTACGTGCGGCTGTACCTGAACCAGGGTGCTGACACCTGGCCGATGTTTCAGGACTATTCAATCGTCCAGGCCGGCGGCTCGGCGATCTACTTGTACCGCGTCAACCCCTACGTGTTCGACCTTGACGGAGACGGCCGGCAGGACATCATCTGCGGCGAGAACAACGGCTATGTCCATTTCTTCCGCAATCTGGGCCCCGACTCTGCGCCGGTTTTCGCTCGGGGCGAGACACTTAAGCTCGAGGACGGTACGCCGGTGCGCTGGATGAGGACTGCTTACTACTACGGGTCGCGGTGCGGGTTCGGGGACTGGAACAACGACGGTACCCCGGACTTGCTGTTGAGCACGTACGAAGGTCAGATTGAGTTTTACCGTGGAGTGCCAATGACCGGTCTTGAGGAGGGTCGCAGCGTACCACACGGGGCGCTTGTGGTCAGTCCAGTACCAGGTAAGCCACCAGTGACGATTACCGCATGCGGTCCGGTCGAGATAACTGACCGGACCGGCCGGGTTGTCTGCTCTTTGCCGAGCCCGGGCGCTAAGTCCAACGTCTTGTGGAGCGGTACGGACGACTCAGGACAGAGACTTCCGGCTGGAGTGTATCTCTGCCGGGACCAGAGCAGCGGCGCGACCGGGCGAATCGTACTCCTGCAGTAG
- a CDS encoding peptidyl-prolyl cis-trans isomerase, with translation MLETYRFIAVAAVILLGFGCTERQLGRAVVARVNGKPILASELAEVLPARPDSGNSWDSVRRRALDDLVTRELFVQEAERRGIGDSIAYQLELDRKRLVTQELYNAVVAKGNQVSEVELAAAYRLLANEVHVQLISVASESLATRIVAELATGVPFETLAVRYSEDRIAAAGGDIGYVPELAFDEPLRSAVLALSPGEWTKPVKVGEGYQLVRLVERRPADPAPPPYGELKQELLFRLKQQKRRQLAEAYLAQVRARLTYNPRGLDIMCKPVDSITAEEQEEWVAIKDNSKYVKVGRLLHIARRFPASLDTTMRKYTIRREIQDDVLYEDGLTRGFDRLASVKRQLDDRRRDLLYQALYKREVIDRTQVTDDDVRRYYEEHRSSYPGQDADAAAPAIRLALFAERRDQRFAQFRDELRSRARIEIVEAALAGVEPGQAGRKKGAK, from the coding sequence ATGTTAGAAACATACCGGTTTATTGCTGTCGCCGCCGTAATCCTCCTTGGCTTTGGCTGCACAGAAAGACAACTTGGCCGAGCAGTTGTTGCCCGGGTGAATGGCAAGCCGATTCTTGCAAGTGAGTTGGCAGAAGTCCTGCCGGCTCGGCCAGATTCAGGCAACAGTTGGGATTCGGTCCGACGCCGTGCCCTCGACGACTTGGTGACGCGCGAGTTATTTGTGCAAGAGGCCGAGAGACGGGGAATTGGAGACAGTATCGCCTATCAACTTGAGCTTGACCGCAAGCGGCTTGTGACCCAGGAACTTTACAACGCGGTTGTCGCGAAAGGCAACCAGGTAAGTGAAGTTGAGCTGGCAGCCGCGTATCGGCTGTTAGCAAACGAGGTGCATGTCCAGCTAATTAGTGTTGCCAGTGAATCACTGGCAACACGGATTGTCGCCGAACTTGCTACCGGCGTGCCGTTCGAGACACTCGCGGTGCGATATTCTGAGGACCGCATTGCGGCTGCGGGGGGCGATATCGGTTACGTGCCTGAGCTGGCCTTCGACGAACCGCTGCGCAGTGCGGTGCTGGCACTGTCTCCCGGAGAGTGGACGAAGCCGGTGAAGGTTGGCGAAGGCTATCAGCTTGTACGGCTCGTTGAACGGCGCCCGGCCGACCCGGCCCCGCCGCCATACGGTGAACTCAAACAAGAACTCCTGTTCCGACTGAAGCAACAGAAACGGCGGCAGTTGGCCGAAGCATACCTTGCCCAGGTTAGGGCGCGACTGACTTACAATCCCCGGGGCCTTGACATTATGTGCAAGCCGGTGGATTCGATTACGGCCGAGGAGCAGGAAGAATGGGTGGCAATCAAGGACAACTCCAAATACGTCAAAGTCGGCCGACTGCTGCACATCGCTCGCCGTTTCCCGGCCTCCCTTGATACTACCATGCGCAAATACACGATCCGGCGCGAAATCCAGGACGATGTCTTGTACGAGGACGGTCTGACACGTGGGTTCGACCGGCTGGCATCGGTCAAGCGGCAGCTTGACGACCGGCGGCGTGACCTGTTGTACCAGGCGCTGTACAAGCGCGAAGTGATTGACCGGACCCAGGTAACGGATGATGATGTGCGGCGATACTACGAGGAACACCGGTCGAGTTACCCTGGGCAGGATGCGGATGCGGCCGCGCCGGCGATAAGGTTGGCGCTTTTTGCCGAGCGCCGAGATCAAAGGTTTGCCCAGTTCCGGGACGAGCTGCGTTCGCGGGCCCGAATCGAAATTGTCGAAGCGGCCCTGGCAGGGGTTGAACCCGGTCAGGCCGGAAGGAAGAAAGGAGCAAAGTGA